The Aeromicrobium tamlense nucleotide sequence CGTAGCGGCGCTGGCCCTCCGCGAAGATGGTGTCGAAGGCCAACGACGACTTGCCGGAGCCGGACAGACCCGTGAAGACGATGAGGGAGTCACGGGGCAGATCGACGGAGACATCCTTGAGGTTGTGCTCGCGCGCACCCCTCACAACGAGACGATCGGTCACCCGACAAGCCTACTGAGGAGCCCTGACAGAAACCTCTCGACGAGTAGGGTCGGGAGCATGACGTACACGGGAGAGGTCACGGTCGGCGGCGCGCCCGACACCCGCGAGGCCGGCGACCTGGTGATCACGAAGATCGCCGTGGGACCGATGGCCAACAACGCCTACCTGCTGCGCTGCGCGCTCACCGGCGAGCAGGTGCTGATCGACGCCGCCGCCGAGGCGCCACGCCTGCTGGAGCTCATCGGCGACGGTGGCCTGGCCCGCGTCATCACGACCCACCGGCACGCCGACCACTGGGGAGCTCTCGAGGAGGTCGTCCGCGCGACCGGTGCCGAGACGGTGGCCGGCGAGGACGACGCCGACGAGCTGCCGGTCGACGTCGACGTCCGGGTCCGCACCGGCGCCCGCGTTCGCGTCGGCTCGTGCGAGCTCGAGGTCATCGAGGTCGTGGGCCACACGCCCGGCTCGATCGTGCTGGTCTACGACGATCCCGACGGCGTGACCCACCTGTTCACCGGCGACTCCCTGTTCCCCGGCGGCGTCGGTCGCACGTGGTCCCCCGACGACTTCATGCGGCTGTGCGGCGACGTCGAGTCGAAGATCTTCGCGCGCTTCGACGACGACACGTGGTTCTACCCGGGCCACGGCGACGACTCCACGCTGGGCGCCGAGCGCCCGAGCCTTCCGGACTGGCGCGCCCGCGGCTGGTGACCGTCAGAGGGTGACGGGCAGGGACTCGATCCCGAACACGAAGCTGAGCTGGCGGAACTCCAGCTCGGACTCCGGCACCGCGAGGCGCAGGTCGGGGAACCGCCGCAGCAGCTTCGGCAGGGCGATGCGCAGCTCCATGCGAGCCAGCTCGGCGCCGATGCAGCGGTGGATGCCGTGGCCGAAGGCCAGGTGTCCGCTCGACGGGATCCGCAGCGGGTCGAACGTGTCGGGGGCCAGGCCGGCGTTGGCCTCGTCGCGGTTGGCCGCGCTGAGCGACACGAGGAGCACGTCGCCGGCCTTGACCTGCGTCCCGAACAGCTCCATGTCCTGCTTCGCGAAGCGCGGGAACGCGACCTGGACCACCGAGAAGTAGCGCAGCAGCTCCTCTATCACACGGTCGAGCGTCTCGCGGTTGCCCGAGCGGACGAGGTCGGCGTAGGCCGGGTCGCGCGACAGCATGATCGTGCTGAGCGCGATCATGCCGGCGGTGGTCTCGTAGCCGCCGGTGAAGACCCCGTCGGCGAGACCCGCGAGGTCGCGGTCGCTGATGAGCTCGCCCTCGTCGCGGATGATCTGCCCGATCAGGCCGGGGCCGGGCTCCTTGCGCTGGCGGGCCACCGCCTCGAACAGGAACTCGCGCTGCTCGGAGACGGCGCCGAAGGCCGCCGCTCCCCCGTTCGTGGCGTCGAAGCGGGCGCTGCCGAGCTTGGAGAACGCCTGCGTGTCCTCGTAGTCGAGTCCCAGCAGGGCGCAGATCGTGTTGAACGGGATCGGGAACGCGAAGACCTCCGCCAGGTCGGCCTCGGGACCGGCCGCTTCGAGGTCGTCGAGGGCGCGGTCGACGATCTGCTCGATCAGCGGCTCCAGCCGCGCGAGGCGGCGCATCGTGAACTCGGGCGTGATGATCTTGCGCAGCCGCGTGTGCACCGGCGGGTCGGTGAAGCCGAGTCCCCCGATGTCGTCCGACGTGGCCGGGCCGTCCCCGGAGAACAGGTGCCGGATGTCGGTGGAGTAGGTGTCGCGCGCCGTGAGCACCTGGCGCGCCTGCTCGTGGCCCGT carries:
- a CDS encoding cytochrome P450, with translation MKLLRGIRSKVLSSVARRHVAKRGIDLASFSFIPEPTKAPLQRIGLDPVPEMARIRREEPLHRLDLPFDFTAYLVTGHEQARQVLTARDTYSTDIRHLFSGDGPATSDDIGGLGFTDPPVHTRLRKIITPEFTMRRLARLEPLIEQIVDRALDDLEAAGPEADLAEVFAFPIPFNTICALLGLDYEDTQAFSKLGSARFDATNGGAAAFGAVSEQREFLFEAVARQRKEPGPGLIGQIIRDEGELISDRDLAGLADGVFTGGYETTAGMIALSTIMLSRDPAYADLVRSGNRETLDRVIEELLRYFSVVQVAFPRFAKQDMELFGTQVKAGDVLLVSLSAANRDEANAGLAPDTFDPLRIPSSGHLAFGHGIHRCIGAELARMELRIALPKLLRRFPDLRLAVPESELEFRQLSFVFGIESLPVTL
- a CDS encoding MBL fold metallo-hydrolase, whose amino-acid sequence is MTYTGEVTVGGAPDTREAGDLVITKIAVGPMANNAYLLRCALTGEQVLIDAAAEAPRLLELIGDGGLARVITTHRHADHWGALEEVVRATGAETVAGEDDADELPVDVDVRVRTGARVRVGSCELEVIEVVGHTPGSIVLVYDDPDGVTHLFTGDSLFPGGVGRTWSPDDFMRLCGDVESKIFARFDDDTWFYPGHGDDSTLGAERPSLPDWRARGW